The following are encoded in a window of Astyanax mexicanus isolate ESR-SI-001 chromosome 6, AstMex3_surface, whole genome shotgun sequence genomic DNA:
- the gbx1 gene encoding homeobox protein GBX-1, translating to MQRPSGPGTAFSIDSLIGAPQPRPGHLLYTGYPMFMPYRPLVLPHAPLPSGIPPLAPLASFAGRLTNSFCAGLGQGVPSMVALTTALPAFSEPADGFYSTQEAAGARLSAEPPSSGRESPREELLHRDKSAELLNFTQTFQPVAGETKLYSSDDEKLELKSGEAGCSDRDESSGGDSENESFSDGAACAPGHGGKLKSVGGGGGGGSREPLPPGASAAKSRRRRTAFTSEQLLELEKEFHCKKYLSLTERSQIAHALKLSEVQVKIWFQNRRAKWKRIKAGNAGGRSGEPARNPKIVVPIPVHVNRFAVRSQHQQIEQGARP from the exons ATGCAGAGACCGAGCGGTCCGGGCACGGCGTTCTCCATCGACTCGCTAATCGGCGCTCCGCAGCCCAGACCGGGTCACTTGCTCTACACGGGCTACCCGATGTTCATGCCATACCGACCGCTCGTGCTGCCCCACGCGCCCCTGCCCTCGGGCATCCCGCCTCTGGCCCCGCTCGCCTCCTTTGCCGGGCGCCTCACCAACTCTTTCTGCGCCGGCCTCGGTCAGGGCGTGCCGTCCATGGTGGCTCTGACCACCGCGCTGCCAGCCTTCTCCGAGCCGGCCGACGGGTTCTACTCCACCCAGGAGGCGGCGGGAGCGCGCCTGAGCGCAGAGCCCCCAAGCAGCGGCCGCGAGAGCCCGCGAGAAGAGCTGCTGCACCGCGACAAAAGCGCCGAGCTGCTCAACTTCACGCAAACTTTTCAGCCTGTAGCAG GTGAGACCAAACTGTACAGCTCGGATGACGAGAAGTTAGAGCTGAAGTCGGGGGAGGCCGGGTGCAGCGACAGGGACGAAAGCTCGGGGGGCGACAGCGAGAATGAGAGCTTTTCGGACGGGGCCGCGTGCGCACCGGGTCACGGGGGCAAGTTGAAATCTGTTggcggcggaggaggaggaggctctCGCGAGCCGCTGCCTCCAGGCGCTTCGGCAGCCAAGAGTCGTCGGCGACGGACCGCCTTCACGAGCGAGCAGCTTCTCGAGCTGGAGAAGGAGTTCCACTGCAAAAAGTACCTGTCTCTGACGGAGCGCTCGCAGATCGCGCACGCGCTCAAGCTCAGCGAGGTGCAGGTGAAGATCTGGTTCCAGAACCGCCGCGCCAAGTGGAAGCGCATCAAAGCGGGGAACGCGGGCGGGCGCTCGGGAGAACCCGCCAGAAACCCCAAAATCGTCGTGCCCATTCCGGTACACGTGAACAGGTTCGCCGTCAGGAGTCAGCACCAGCAGATTGAGCAGGGCGCCAGACcctga